One stretch of Eupeodes corollae chromosome 2, idEupCoro1.1, whole genome shotgun sequence DNA includes these proteins:
- the LOC129948054 gene encoding box C/D snoRNA protein 1, protein MKRHCEMDSDTDSTTSVSSPSTFSTRLGKCEVCGANEAKYTCPKCEVKTCCLACLQIHKKELECSGIRDRTKFIPLKKMTKMDFMSDYYFLEECTRFVEDRKRDRIKRYTRYNKILPSGLFRLRNAAANRKTTIRFLLENFSRRKENSSYLDFKTNIIYWRVDWVFPNAENLVFVDKKCCEDETLGTLLDKYVNEQNPEVVPRKKCLEYYQSEGIGNLIILLKAEGVKRSRNRFYRLDCSKTLRDNLAGKVLVEYPCIHVIYDKNNFDLDIIDSDDDLEEENSSYRKTMDKLVKKDKPENDSKEDLEKKLIEQKRAERRLKREQLEKEPSNYLFSDEKLWDEISSSSDSDGGNITEEEETPTSSAMCRER, encoded by the exons atgaagCGTCATTGCGAAATGGACAGTGATACAGACTCCACAACATCCGTCTCGTCGCCGAGCACTTTCAG tacACGTCTGGGAAAGTGCGAAGTTTGCGGAGCCAACGAAGCCAAGTACACTTGTCCCAAATGTGAGGTTAAAACTTGTTGTTTAGCCTGCTTGCAGATTCATAAAAAGGAGCTGGAATGCAGTGGCATACGGGATCGGACCAAATTCATTCCATTaaagaaaatgacaaaaatggattttatgagtgattattattttttggaagaatgcACCAGATTCGTGGAGGATCGCAAACGAGACAGAATCAAACGTTACACCCGTTACAATAAAATTCTTCCATCAGGACTATTTCGATTGAGAAACGCTGCTGCTAATCGAAAGACAACTATCCGTTTTTTGTTGGAGAACTTTTCGCGTCGTAAGGAGAATAGCTcttatttagattttaaaacaaatataatttactGGCGTGTGGACTGGGTATTTCCAAATGCTGAAAATTTGGTATTTGTTGATAAGAAGTGTTGTGAGGATGAAACTCTGGGAACTTTGCTTGACAAGTATGTCAACGAACAGAATCCAGAAGTTGTGCCGAGAAAAAAGTGCTTGGAGTATTATCAAAGTGAAGGAATTGGGAATTTGATAATATTACTAAAAGCCGAGGGTGTAAAGAGATCTCGTAACAGATTTTATCGATTAGATTGTTCCAAAACCCTAAGAGATAATTTAGCTGGAAAAGTGTTAGTTGAATATCCTTGTATTCATGTTATCTacgataaaaataattttgatttggaTATCATCGATAGTG atgacgaccttgaagaagaaaatagttCATACCGAAAAACTATGGATAAACTTGTCAAGAAAGACAAACCAGAAAATGATTCTAAGGAAGATCTAGAAAAGAAATTGATAGAGCAAAAGCGTGCAGAGCGACGCCTTAAACGTGAACAACTCGAAAAAGAGCCCAGCAATTATCTATTTTCCGATGAAAAACTTTGGGATGAAATATCTTCATCATCCGATTCTGATGGTGGGAACATTACTGAAGAGGAAGAAACTCCTACCAGCAGTGCCATGTGCCGAGAAAGATGA
- the LOC129948057 gene encoding vesicle-trafficking protein SEC22b-B, with product MALLTMIARVIDGLPLVGTMQDDEQSGRSILEYQNQAKMLFRKLGSHSPARCSIETGPYLFHYLIENDVCYLVMCDKMYSKRLAFNYLEDLAQEFHGTYGRRVNSVTRPYAFIEFDVYIQKAKKQLTDRRRNINTINTQLQDVQRIMVQNIDDVLQRGTVLSELDTKTQNLSMMSQKYKKDATYLNRKSMYVKAAAAGIVVVVFILYFWVL from the exons ATGGCACTCCTAACAATGATAGCACGAGTAATCGATGGTCTTCCACTGGTAGGAACAATGCAAGACGATGAACAG TCTGGCCGAAGTATATTAGAATATCAAAATCAAGCGAAAATGCTTTTTAGAAAATTGGGCTCACACTCTCCAGCGCGATGCAGTATTGAAACAGGACCTTATCTATTCCA ctatttaattgaaaatgatgTATGCTATCTTGTTATGTGCGATAAAATGTATTCAAAGCGACTAGCATTTAACTACCTAGAGGATCTTGCCCAAGAGTTCCATGGCACGTATGGCAGACGTGTCAATTCGGTGACACGTCCCTATGCATTTATCGAATTCGATGTCTACATCCAAAAGGCCAAAAAACAGCTAACAGATAGAAGAAGAAACATAAATACAATCAACACACAACTACAAGATGTCCAGAGAATAATG gtTCAAAACATTGATGATGTATTACAAAGAGGCACAGTCTTATCAg aacttGATACGAAAACCCAAAACCTGTCGATGATGTCgcagaaatataaaaaagatgcaACTTATTTAAATCGTAAATCTATGTATGTTAAAGCAGCAGCTGCGGGAATTGTTGTTGTagtgtttatattatatttttgggtATTATAA